cttagatattaggaagaaattctttactgtgagagtggtgaggcactggaacaagttaTCCAGAGCAATTGTGGATAGCCCATTCCTTGAAGTGTTTAAGGTCTGATTGGATGGGGCTCtaagcagcctggtctagtgggaggtgtccctacCCACAGCAGAGGTTTGATCTTTAAGATTGCTTCCAATTCAAGTCATTATATGATTctataacaaaacaaaatgtacACACAAGACAATGGTCCCTGACTCTGAAAGTTCAGTCTTATAAACAGATAAAAAAATTGATCTAGACAGAACAGTGGAGAGCACTGAAAGACTACATATTACTTATCATATACCAAAAGTATGCAGAATTTCTTGCAGCCTTAAATAGGAAGGATAgggaggaaataattttaaaattaaatgagaCTGTGAATCTGAGCAACatgaaaatcagaataaaatgaCAGACAATGGATTAAGGATGATGTAGATTAAAAGCCATGTCTTAAAGTGAGATTTTGAAAACTCACTATGAAttcaagaataattttaaagtttGTGCTGGAAGAACATgaatctggagaaaaaaaaggaagcccTACAAGATTATGGAAGAAAGTGATTGAGTTACCAAAAAGCTACTCAAAAGCATCCTATTCCAGGATATAAAACAAAGGCACAAGCAAACTTCAGTAAGCCCCACAGAAAAAACATGAAGCGATGAAAAACAGCCTCTCAAGAATACAATGGAAAGCAAGGAGGTAATCAAAAGACACAGGCAGGAAACAAAGGTGGAACAACACTTcaagagcagcacagctgacaGTGATAATGTAGTcaacagaaaaatggaaaattaggCACTGGATCTGAACCTTAACTGGGAAAAGATCACCGTAAACACTGATTACAATTGCAGTAGAGCACAACTGAAGCCACAGTGGAGGACAAGAGACCCAGACAATGCACTCAAAGAACTTTgagatgaaagaagaaaaaggaaattaagagGTAGCTGCAAAGGCAAGAGAGGCCACAAGCATTTTGTACActcttttctaaaaataaaagagaaacacTTATTTCTACTGGCACTATGAGGGAAAAGACAGAGGAGTTGAGCAACTGATTGAAAGAAAGAGGTAGAGGAAGAGAACACAAAGTTCAAGAGAGGTAAGGAGATATTTTTGCAAGGTGCCATAAAGGCAGATGAAACGGttcagaagaagagaaaacaaaattttcacTTGTAAGGAGGAGATGATTGTAACAGTTGGAAGAAAGTGCTAAAGGGTAAGCCAAAGCATATTCAATCAGAAAGTCATGAAGATTCCATGTAGAGAAAGAACAAATGTCAAACAACATGCAAAAACCCACATAAAAATGTGGATAACGGGCTGCTATTATTGAACTATTTTGATTAGAGCCTCTCAACACAGCATGTTTTAGCACAGCTGGGCTTATGTCCTTTGCACAAACAGGGACACAAAAAGGATCACTGGAGGATAACTCAAGCGGTTCAAGAACTGGTAAAAAAGGCATTTGCTATTGGGAAAACCAGAATCCTAAGTGAAAGAGACACCCTACACAcagtaaaaagggaaaaatcaggCCAGAAAGATACAAATTCAAAATACTGGTGAGCTACCAGACAAATGAAAGCATGGCCACATTACGAGTAGAATCCAAATGGTGGCGGAGAACCTGAAAGAAACCTTGCAATTATCAGAGATAAGAAATTGAGCAGTTGCATCAGAACAAGTACGCAGGCATGGCTCGAtgaaaaccaaattaaattaactgACTATGTTTAATGAGAGACTAGAAACAAGAATGCAAGCCAAATCAAGTTAGGGCAGAGAAGCATGTAATTACTGTCAAAGAACAGTTGAGTGAAAATTTAGAACAAGCCAGGAATCAAACTTGCAGATAAAAAACTCATGGGGAGGAAACAAGCATGCTGTATGTAACAATACAGAGGAAAGAAGATAAAAACTGGATCCCGACACTGTTTAGAAAAGGAAGACTCTGAAGGCAACAGGGAAAAAGTAGTTCTATGCCTCTTCCATGAGCTGACCCAGGACAGAGAGCAATACAAAAAAAGATAACCATAAGAAAAGTAATGCAGGATACTGACGATGGCAAAGCAATGCACTTAACTGTGGTTTTAAAGCATCAGCTTCTGCCTCAGGAAATCAAGAACAGTGAGTGTGTCCATCCACAATCAGGCAGTTGTGAATAAAGTTTTTCCTTTGTCCCTGCTTTAATTTTACCTATTTTTTCTCACTCATTGTATACTCACGCTCTGAAGAAAGTAAATTATCAGTGTCATTTGTAAATGCTGAACTCATCAATATTAAACCCACACATATTTCACTCAATGCTTACAGATCTTTGTGCAACTCTGCTCTATCCACCTTATTTTGTAAGAACTGAAAATTCTCCTATAGTTGTGTAATATGTTTTATAGTGTAGAGTAACTCACACTGGAAGGAGCCCCTGCTGAAAGCAGAGCCAACTTTGAAGGTAGATCCACCCTGAGATGTAAAGATGCTTAGGGTTCTGCCCAGAACCAAATTTTGCATCTCCAAAACCAGGGCATTCCACAGCTTTTCTGTCATTTCCTCTCCCTCAATCCAATGTATGATTACACTCAATGAATTGTTTTGCCAATTGAACTGGAATTTTCTTTGCTGCAATTTGTATCTGCTACCACTTGTCTTTTCACTCTATGACTCCAAGAAGAGCCCTAGCGAACACTAAGTATCTAACAGAATATAAGAAGGAAGGGCAAAGAGATCACTGTCGTCACGAGAAAGCCTTTGGACATCCAGAACTTTTACTAGGTAATAAGCACCCAGCTTTTTGATGTCCAGAAAATCTTATCCGGTCAGGTGTGGCAGAGATCTAAACGAGGCCATCAAAAGGGCATCACTAGAGATTTATTAAAGATTAAAAAGTGGCTGTTTAAGACATGAGAAAAGAACAAGGAAAAACAGTAGTCCAAATGGCATATATTTGCTAAAGAAAGACAATAATTTTGTATAGAAAGGTTAGGTACTCACCATCTCTCTCGCAATCTCCACAGCTTCCTGCAGCCCATAGAGCCTGCCACAGACCAGGTAGATCCCATTGGCCCAGAGAATACAACCCTCATGGACCCAAAATTCATTGCTGTCAAGAGGTAGTTCAGGAATTTGTAACTCCAGCTCAGTGCCACCTTCTGAAGTGGGCATAGACGGTTTTGAGTCCAAAGGAGTCTTTTCACCACCACTGCCACCATCAGCGGTTGCTTTTTTACAAGAAGCTCCCCTTGAAAGTGACCGAGAGGCTCCGCTACAGTCCTCAGAGCGGTGCCGCCTCTTAAAGCGGGGATGAGCAGCCAGGCTTCTTTGTTCCTTCTGTTGTTGctgttcctcctcctcttcagtATCTGTCTTGGAACCATTAGAAGCACTTTTGTGCCGTACCTTGACCTTGCTCTGCATTTCTGTGGCCCTCTTTGGAGGTGGATTCTTGGGCAAGGTAGCTGCATAATCCTGGGGGTAGAAAGGACCAAAGAGGTCACCCATGTTACGATAGCTGGCCCATTTGCCACACAGGCAGCAAACCAGATGCCCCAAGACAGAAGACTCCGTTACTACAGGGCCTTGCAGCATGAAAGTTGAGGTGGGCAGCACTTTGCTCTCCGCGTTGCTAGGAGGGGGTGTTGAAGACCTCTGTCCTTTCCGACCCCTCACCAATTtgttctgctcctcttcctccgcATTTATGATTGTGCACACAGCGCCTAATTCACACTTGTTTACCACATGAATATAAGGGAAAAAGGACTTATTCTTGGAGTCAGTTTTATCTACAGACTGGGTAGCATATTTAAGCTTGATCTCTGGTTCTTGAGGCTCCACGATTGGAGCAGCCCGTCTAGGCTTCCGCTTCCGTGGCTGAGCTGCAGGTTTTCGCCTCTCCCTCCTTTGCCTCTTGGGCTTTGGCTCACCAGCACCCACCCCTTCTGCAGGCTGTGATGGTGCTGGTGGGGGAGGCgggggcacaggcagctgctgctgttgctgctgcttcttctgctTGTTCACACTCCCAATTGgcctcccttttttctttccagagggGAAATATCCCTTTGGAGGGAAACCATCTGGCTTGGGTGAAATGTTTGTCACATCTCCATCCTTTTCCTCAGACTTTGGATTTGGTTCAGAAATGAACACACTGGAAGGGGAAATTGTTTTTGAATCGGAAAAGGTCAGAGTTCCAGCTCCACTTACAGATCCATCAGACCTTCCCTGACCACTTGACTTCTGAGAAGGGGGTGGTGCTGCACTGGATCCTGCTCCCTCTTTGCCAATACTGGTGGTTTCAGGGAcctcttttttggttttgtcatCCTCGCTGCTTTGCCACTCTTCTGAAGATCTTGGAACAGTTTTTTCACCAGTTGTATCCTGGCTTGCTGGCCCCACTTGATCTGAtatctctccttttctcttctcaGCCTCTGGTCCATGTCCAGACACATTTCCTCCTTCAGGCCCACTCTTGAGGGACAGGATGTCATCAAGAGTGACTGTATCTGGACCAGTTTCAGCACTGTTGGTAGAAACACTTCTCCTGATATTGGGAGATGTAATTTTTTGAACAATAGCTTCCAGTTTTAATCCTCGCCCCTTTCTTGGGGGCAATATTTTGGTCTTCGCTGGGCTTGTGAGGGAAACAGCAGGACAATTCCTATTATCAGGACTTGGCAGGTCCTTGAAGGAATCTCCCTTTGCAATTGACTTGCCAGCATCTTGGCTTTGAGATGAATGGGCATAGGAGTTGTATGTTTTATCGGCTCCTTCTTTTGCTGAAGTCATCAGTCGCCCTTTATCTTCACTGCCACTGTTCTTCATATCATGTGGCTGTCTTTTGGTAGGGATAGGAGAGATGAAAGAACGGACCCTCCTCCTCATAATTAACGGGTTTTGCGGAGACTGgtcctcctggccagggagcctaAGCATAGCATTACTAGGCTTGGGCAAATCTGTGGATTCCTCTCGTCGATGCCCATCGCTGTCTTGAGGGCAAAATCTTTTTTGGTTGGCTGCTCCAAGAGGGCCGCTGCTTTTGGCAGGAGAAGTTTGCCGAGAGAGGTCCCAACCAGATTCATGATGCTGCAACTTCTGGCTGCCATGTTTCAGTTCGGTGCATTTGCTCTGAGTACTGTCACTCCCCATGACACAGCGCCCAGCTTCCTGGCTTCCAGTATCATGGTAAGAGCTACCTTGAATGTACATCATTCCATCCTTGTCATTTTTTAAGGGACTCCTTACTCTTTCCAGAAACTGCTGTTGTCTTGGGCTCTTCCTTGCTCcttcctgcctgtgctgagctgcagcaatCACACCCTGAGCAGCGCTGCTTGCCCAATCTTTgtattcttcttgctgttgctGGTATATCTGTCTCTTGTAATGATACTGGGAATTCAGACTCTGGTTGGGGTCACCAAAAGCATGAGGCCTAGCATTCGCGTGATATGCTGAAGCTAGAGATGGGCCTTCCGAATTCTGAGGGTAGACAGAATGCAAGGAACCCCTGCTAACTCTTTCAGATAGTGCCATGTGTGGGTTCATGTGATGCAGATCTGCCCCTGGGCCTCTGCTTCTGCCTGGTGACATTTTCAGCTTATCAGCAAGATCCTGATATTGAGAGGGTGATTTACCCCTTCCAGTTCTGCCAGGTCCTCTTCTCATCTGTGTCGATCTGTTGTCCTGCTGGGGCATGTAGTCTGGAGCAGCATCAGAgactgcagctccagggctggcatTGCCTCGGAAAGATTCATGCTTGATGCCAGCAGGATGACAATGGTCTcctgtttttttattgttgagACTAGCTGAGCTCTTTGACTGTTCAAAATCTTCTTCCTTTATTTGCCCACTGTGAGCTTTCATCTTTGTTTCCATGGATACTAAACCACCAGGGAGTATTACTGACTGGCTCAAGCCAGGGGCAAGACGTTCACTCCTTCCGCTTCTGGCCTCAGGACCCATGTGCCCTATGGGGTGAGGGCCAGGATCTCTTACAAGTTGCCTTAATGGAGATATGTCACAGATCACTGATCTCCTCTCTGAGAGCGCTCCTGCCTCATGGGCAGCAGACTGAGACTCCACATCGAACTTTCTAGCAATAGGGTAATCAGCTAAATTTATCTGCTTCATGTCTGGAGCTGCACTGCTAGACTTCCTATCCCAGGGACCCCAGTGAGGGCCTTCCAGGAGGGACCCCATGCTTTTGTTCAAGAGGCCTCTATTGGTCAATTCATTGGTTTGACTAATTAAAACATTGGGTCTCATGGCTCCCTCCAAACTCCCGGCCATCCCAGAATGCTCCTGCGCGTTCCTAGAATACCTTCTGTCTGGATGATGGTGGTACCCCTGTAAAACCTCTTGTAGGAGGCTAGGAAACTTCTCATTACGGCCTTTGCGCTCACTATGCCCTGGAAAATCCCCTTTTTCTTGACCAGATGGATACTGTGGAAAGCCACCAATACTTCTCTGTATACCAGGTGCTATATTATCCTTGTAGCTGTATCTTAAACTGCCAGGAGACTTGGAAGATTCTGTTCTTGCAGGAAAATTTGGCCCAACAACTGCATGACCAGGCTGGTTGTTCCCCTCCCCATTATGGTTAGTGTTATCGCCACTTTTGCTCCCTTTACCTCCTCCTTGAGTTTCTTGCTGAGTCCCTGCATGCCCAGCTTCTTTTGCTCCACTAGTGCTAGCTGGTGCCTGAGGGGCTGTGGAAGCATCATCTTGTGCAGGTTTATCTTGTCCACCTGACTTTTCTACTCTTCCTGTCATGGCTTCCCGGGAGACAATCACCCCAACTGCCTTTTCATTCACTTTAGGGGCATTTTCCACAGCCACCACAGCTTCCTTCCCATCAGGGGAGGCCACATCTTCCCTAGCTGCAGGACTGCTGCTGAGTTTTGATGGCTCATTCTGAGAGCCTTGTGCTGGTGAGGAGTTGGGTCTCTCTAAATTACCCCCTTTGTAAGTGGTGTCTGAGCTGGTGCTCTGGCCACTCAGCTGTCTCACCCTTTCCCCATGATCCTCTGAACTACTGGAACAGCCACCATCCAGAGACTCTGCCATGGGAGACTTGAGTTGCTCCTCTGCCTGGGAGGAGCCTTCTGAGTTGGTGCAGCTGTCAGCCTTCTTGGAAGAGGATGATCTTTTGGAACTTTTTTTCTGAGGTGCCAAGGCATCCGAGAGCAACATGTGCTGGACTGTGTTGGGCAGATTGGCAACTTGAGAACTTAGAGCACTCAGGCTGCTCAGTCCTGGATCTGTGAGCCTTTTTTCCTGCAGTCCTTCCAGTCCAAACCCCTTGAATCCACCCGCATGAGCATTGGGGCTTGGCATCATAGATGGCGTAGGACTAAGTTGAGGCATCATCTGCAGGATTCGGTTTCGAGAACCCATGGACATGTTGCCTTGCCCACACTGGAGATTTTCTCCACCTGGCATGAGTGGAGAAGGGGTAGAGCTGCAGCTTGGAGATTGAACCACAGATGCAGCAGGCGATGGATTAGAGATTGGACTGAAGTTTTGGTGGAACTGCATCGGTGACCTTACAGGAACTTCAGTCTGGCTATACTGTCCCACTTGactttgaagagagagtttGGTGGCAGCATTTGAATACTGCATTACGTGCTGAGGTGggtgctgttgctgctgcccctgctgcccacTTTGGGGCAGCTTAGATTGCTCAAAGCTTTTCATCGGTTGAGTTTGAAAGCTGTAGTTTGACTGGGTCCCATAGGTCTGTGCATTAGAACCCACAGCATGGCCTTCGTACTGCGACCCAGAATTCACATTGTAGCTTCCGTCATAATTCTGTCCTGACTGGCCAAAACgctgtggggaagggaaagaggaggaggaggatgacgAAGGTGGCTGATAGTGTTGGCTGAACTGACCCACTCGTAACTGGTAGCCTGAAGCAGAGGAAGGCAGGGTGGATGGACGCTGCATTGGCTGCAAGTGTGAGGTGCTAGAAGCAGACTGGCTGGAAGCCTGGGGTAAAGGCTGGTGAGATTGATAGATCTGCTGTCTCAGCTGctgcacctgctgctgctggctagAAGCCTGCTGCTGATACTGGGCACTCCCCGGAGAAAAAGGACCAGTATAATCCTGTTGATAGTGGGATACACCCCCAAGGGTCGAGTGTTGTGTTTGGAACTGGCCCACATGTCCCTCACTCCCATACTGACTCCCAAAGCTACTCCCTTGAGGGGGC
This portion of the Anomalospiza imberbis isolate Cuckoo-Finch-1a 21T00152 chromosome 5, ASM3175350v1, whole genome shotgun sequence genome encodes:
- the TCF20 gene encoding transcription factor 20 isoform X1, coding for MQSFREQSSYHGNQQSYPQEVHTSSRLEEFSPRQQAQMFQSFGGGAGSGRRGATGASTAMPGESSGHQSYQGFRKEAGEFYYMAANKDPVVSGGQQPPQRRPSGPVQSYGPPQGSSFGSQYGSEGHVGQFQTQHSTLGGVSHYQQDYTGPFSPGSAQYQQQASSQQQQVQQLRQQIYQSHQPLPQASSQSASSTSHLQPMQRPSTLPSSASGYQLRVGQFSQHYQPPSSSSSSSFPSPQRFGQSGQNYDGSYNVNSGSQYEGHAVGSNAQTYGTQSNYSFQTQPMKSFEQSKLPQSGQQGQQQQHPPQHVMQYSNAATKLSLQSQVGQYSQTEVPVRSPMQFHQNFSPISNPSPAASVVQSPSCSSTPSPLMPGGENLQCGQGNMSMGSRNRILQMMPQLSPTPSMMPSPNAHAGGFKGFGLEGLQEKRLTDPGLSSLSALSSQVANLPNTVQHMLLSDALAPQKKSSKRSSSSKKADSCTNSEGSSQAEEQLKSPMAESLDGGCSSSSEDHGERVRQLSGQSTSSDTTYKGGNLERPNSSPAQGSQNEPSKLSSSPAAREDVASPDGKEAVVAVENAPKVNEKAVGVIVSREAMTGRVEKSGGQDKPAQDDASTAPQAPASTSGAKEAGHAGTQQETQGGGKGSKSGDNTNHNGEGNNQPGHAVVGPNFPARTESSKSPGSLRYSYKDNIAPGIQRSIGGFPQYPSGQEKGDFPGHSERKGRNEKFPSLLQEVLQGYHHHPDRRYSRNAQEHSGMAGSLEGAMRPNVLISQTNELTNRGLLNKSMGSLLEGPHWGPWDRKSSSAAPDMKQINLADYPIARKFDVESQSAAHEAGALSERRSVICDISPLRQLVRDPGPHPIGHMGPEARSGRSERLAPGLSQSVILPGGLVSMETKMKAHSGQIKEEDFEQSKSSASLNNKKTGDHCHPAGIKHESFRGNASPGAAVSDAAPDYMPQQDNRSTQMRRGPGRTGRGKSPSQYQDLADKLKMSPGRSRGPGADLHHMNPHMALSERVSRGSLHSVYPQNSEGPSLASAYHANARPHAFGDPNQSLNSQYHYKRQIYQQQQEEYKDWASSAAQGVIAAAQHRQEGARKSPRQQQFLERVRSPLKNDKDGMMYIQGSSYHDTGSQEAGRCVMGSDSTQSKCTELKHGSQKLQHHESGWDLSRQTSPAKSSGPLGAANQKRFCPQDSDGHRREESTDLPKPSNAMLRLPGQEDQSPQNPLIMRRRVRSFISPIPTKRQPHDMKNSGSEDKGRLMTSAKEGADKTYNSYAHSSQSQDAGKSIAKGDSFKDLPSPDNRNCPAVSLTSPAKTKILPPRKGRGLKLEAIVQKITSPNIRRSVSTNSAETGPDTVTLDDILSLKSGPEGGNVSGHGPEAEKRKGEISDQVGPASQDTTGEKTVPRSSEEWQSSEDDKTKKEVPETTSIGKEGAGSSAAPPPSQKSSGQGRSDGSVSGAGTLTFSDSKTISPSSVFISEPNPKSEEKDGDVTNISPKPDGFPPKGYFPSGKKKGRPIGSVNKQKKQQQQQQLPVPPPPPPAPSQPAEGVGAGEPKPKRQRRERRKPAAQPRKRKPRRAAPIVEPQEPEIKLKYATQSVDKTDSKNKSFFPYIHVVNKCELGAVCTIINAEEEEQNKLVRGRKGQRSSTPPPSNAESKVLPTSTFMLQGPVVTESSVLGHLVCCLCGKWASYRNMGDLFGPFYPQDYAATLPKNPPPKRATEMQSKVKVRHKSASNGSKTDTEEEEEQQQQKEQRSLAAHPRFKRRHRSEDCSGASRSLSRGASCKKATADGGSGGEKTPLDSKPSMPTSEGGTELELQIPELPLDSNEFWVHEGCILWANGIYLVCGRLYGLQEAVEIAREMKCSHCQEPGATLGCYNKGCSFRYHYPCAIDADCLLNEENFSVRCPKHKNKMVKGSLSTEQSERG
- the TCF20 gene encoding transcription factor 20 isoform X3; this encodes MQSFREQSSYHGNQQSYPQEVHTSSRLEEFSPRQQAQMFQSFGGGAGSGRRGATGASTAMPGESSGHQSYQGFRKEAGEFYYMAANKDPVVSGGQQPPQRRPSGPVQSYGPPQGSSFGSQYGSEGHVGQFQTQHSTLGGVSHYQQDYTGPFSPGSAQYQQQASSQQQQVQQLRQQIYQSHQPLPQASSQSASSTSHLQPMQRPSTLPSSASGYQLRVGQFSQHYQPPSSSSSSSFPSPQRFGQSGQNYDGSYNVNSGSQYEGHAVGSNAQTYGTQSNYSFQTQPMKSFEQSKLPQSGQQGQQQQHPPQHVMQYSNAATKLSLQSQVGQYSQTEVPVRSPMQFHQNFSPISNPSPAASVVQSPSCSSTPSPLMPGGENLQCGQGNMSMGSRNRILQMMPQLSPTPSMMPSPNAHAGGFKGFGLEGLQEKRLTDPGLSSLSALSSQVANLPNTVQHMLLSDALAPQKKSSKRSSSSKKADSCTNSEGSSQAEEQLKSPMAESLDGGCSSSSEDHGERVRQLSGQSTSSDTTYKGGNLERPNSSPAQGSQNEPSKLSSSPAAREDVASPDGKEAVVAVENAPKVNEKAVGVIVSREAMTGRVEKSGGQDKPAQDDASTAPQAPASTSGAKEAGHAGTQQETQGGGKGSKSGDNTNHNGEGNNQPGHAVVGPNFPARTESSKSPGSLRYSYKDNIAPGIQRSIGGFPQYPSGQEKGDFPGHSERKGRNEKFPSLLQEVLQGYHHHPDRRYSRNAQEHSGMAGSLEGAMRPNVLISQTNELTNRGLLNKSMGSLLEGPHWGPWDRKSSSAAPDMKQINLADYPIARKFDVESQSAAHEAGALSERRSVICDISPLRQLVRDPGPHPIGHMGPEARSGRSERLAPGLSQSVILPGGLVSMETKMKAHSGQIKEEDFEQSKSSASLNNKKTGDHCHPAGIKHESFRGNASPGAAVSDAAPDYMPQQDNRSTQMRRGPGRTGRGKSPSQYQDLADKLKMSPGRSRGPGADLHHMNPHMALSERVSRGSLHSVYPQNSEGPSLASAYHANARPHAFGDPNQSLNSQYHYKRQIYQQQQEEYKDWASSAAQGVIAAAQHRQEGARKSPRQQQFLERVRSPLKNDKDGMMYIQGSSYHDTGSQEAGRCVMGSDSTQSKCTELKHGSQKLQHHESGWDLSRQTSPAKSSGPLGAANQKRFCPQDSDGHRREESTDLPKPSNAMLRLPGQEDQSPQNPLIMRRRVRSFISPIPTKRQPHDMKNSGSEDKGRLMTSAKEGADKTYNSYAHSSQSQDAGKSIAKGDSFKDLPSPDNRNCPAVSLTSPAKTKILPPRKGRGLKLEAIVQKITSPNIRRSVSTNSAETGPDTVTLDDILSLKSGPEGGNVSGHGPEAEKRKGEISDQVGPASQDTTGEKTVPRSSEEWQSSEDDKTKKEVPETTSIGKEGAGSSAAPPPSQKSSGQGRSDGSVSGAGTLTFSDSKTISPSSVFISEPNPKSEEKDGDVTNISPKPDGFPPKGYFPSGKKKGRPIGSVNKQKKQQQQQQLPVPPPPPPAPSQPAEGVGAGEPKPKRQRRERRKPAAQPRKRKPRRAAPIVEPQEPEIKLKYATQSVDKTDSKNKSFFPYIHVVNKCELGAVCTIINAEEEEQNKLVRGRKGQRSSTPPPSNAESKVLPTSTFMLQGPVVTESSVLGHLVCCLCGKWASYRNMGDLFGPFYPQDYAATLPKNPPPKRATEMQSKVKVRHKSASNGSKTDTEEEEEQQQQKEQRSLAAHPRFKRRHRSEDCSGASRSLSRGASCKKATADGGSGGEKTPLDSKPSMPTSEGGTELELQIPELPLDSNEFWVHEGCILWANGIYLVCGRLYGLQEAVEIAREMKCSHCQEPGATLGCYNKGCSFRYHYPCAIDADCLLNEENFSVRCPKHKPLLPCSLPSLQNKMVKGSLSTEQSERG
- the TCF20 gene encoding transcription factor 20 isoform X2; its protein translation is MQSFREQSSYHGNQQSYPQEVHTSSRLEEFSPRQQAQMFQSFGGGAGSGRRGATGASTAMPGESSGHQSYQGFRKEAGEFYYMAANKDPVVSGGQQPPQRRPSGPVQSYGPPQGSSFGSQYGSEGHVGQFQTQHSTLGGVSHYQQDYTGPFSPGSAQYQQQASSQQQQVQQLRQQIYQSHQPLPQASSQSASSTSHLQPMQRPSTLPSSASGYQLRVGQFSQHYQPPSSSSSSSFPSPQRFGQSGQNYDGSYNVNSGSQYEGHAVGSNAQTYGTQSNYSFQTQPMKSFEQSKLPQSGQQGQQQQHPPQHVMQYSNAATKLSLQSQVGQYSQTEVPVRSPMQFHQNFSPISNPSPAASVVQSPSCSSTPSPLMPGGENLQCGQGNMSMGSRNRILQMMPQLSPTPSMMPSPNAHAGGFKGFGLEGLQEKRLTDPGLSSLSALSSQVANLPNTVQHMLLSDALAPQKKSSKRSSSSKKADSCTNSEGSSQAEEQLKSPMAESLDGGCSSSSEDHGERVRQLSGQSTSSDTTYKGGNLERPNSSPAQGSQNEPSKLSSSPAAREDVASPDGKEAVVAVENAPKVNEKAVGVIVSREAMTGRVEKSGGQDKPAQDDASTAPQAPASTSGAKEAGHAGTQQETQGGGKGSKSGDNTNHNGEGNNQPGHAVVGPNFPARTESSKSPGSLRYSYKDNIAPGIQRSIGGFPQYPSGQEKGDFPGHSERKGRNEKFPSLLQEVLQGYHHHPDRRYSRNAQEHSGMAGSLEGAMRPNVLISQTNELTNRGLLNKSMGSLLEGPHWGPWDRKSSSAAPDMKQINLADYPIARKFDVESQSAAHEAGALSERRSVICDISPLRQLVRDPGPHPIGHMGPEARSGRSERLAPGLSQSVILPGGLVSMETKMKAHSGQIKEEDFEQSKSSASLNNKKTGDHCHPAGIKHESFRGNASPGAAVSDAAPDYMPQQDNRSTQMRRGPGRTGRGKSPSQYQDLADKLKMSPGRSRGPGADLHHMNPHMALSERVSRGSLHSVYPQNSEGPSLASAYHANARPHAFGDPNQSLNSQYHYKRQIYQQQQEEYKDWASSAAQGVIAAAQHRQEGARKSPRQQQFLERVRSPLKNDKDGMMYIQGSSYHDTGSQEAGRCVMGSDSTQSKCTELKHGSQKLQHHESGWDLSRQTSPAKSSGPLGAANQKRFCPQDSDGHRREESTDLPKPSNAMLRLPGQEDQSPQNPLIMRRRVRSFISPIPTKRQPHDMKNSGSEDKGRLMTSAKEGADKTYNSYAHSSQSQDAGKSIAKGDSFKDLPSPDNRNCPAVSLTSPAKTKILPPRKGRGLKLEAIVQKITSPNIRRSVSTNSAETGPDTVTLDDILSLKSGPEGGNVSGHGPEAEKRKGEISDQVGPASQDTTGEKTVPRSSEEWQSSEDDKTKKEVPETTSIGKEGAGSSAAPPPSQKSSGQGRSDGSVSGAGTLTFSDSKTISPSSVFISEPNPKSEEKDGDVTNISPKPDGFPPKGYFPSGKKKGRPIGSVNKQKKQQQQQQLPVPPPPPPAPSQPAEGVGAGEPKPKRQRRERRKPAAQPRKRKPRRAAPIVEPQEPEIKLKYATQSVDKTDSKNKSFFPYIHVVNKCELGAVCTIINAEEEEQNKLVRGRKGQRSSTPPPSNAESKVLPTSTFMLQGPVVTESSVLGHLVCCLCGKWASYRNMGDLFGPFYPQDYAATLPKNPPPKRATEMQSKVKVRHKSASNGSKTDTEEEEEQQQQKEQRSLAAHPRFKRRHRSEDCSGASRSLSRGASCKKATADGGSGGEKTPLDSKPSMPTSEGGTELELQIPELPLDSNEFWVHEGCILWANGIYLVCGRLYGLQEAVEIAREMKCSHCQEPGATLGCYNKGCSFRYHYPCAIDADCLLNEENFSVRCPKHKVRLLR